The Dreissena polymorpha isolate Duluth1 chromosome 2, UMN_Dpol_1.0, whole genome shotgun sequence nucleotide sequence ATTTATGAAACTGTATGCTTTAACACATAACGTactttttgaagcatttgtattGCATGTTTACAACTTGTTTTGCAATGGCTTACTTGAACTGATTGCCGAGAGTGCACATATGAAAATACCAGATCTACTTGTTTACGATGAACAATATTGGAGAACACCTTTGAAGAACATCACACATTGTAAACAATGGTCCTAAATGTTATATTCATAAGCAAGGTTTTAAGACGCATTTGTCTTACTAGACCTTTTGTAAAAATAAGAATATATTGTGGGCAATACAGCCAATAAGTTTCGATAATTGCAAGATAATTGCCATTATTGTCTTGGTATCTGTCATTTTTTTGATAGCTAAACATCTTTAGTGTAATACATGATTGGATTATTGTCTAATTACAGTCGTCGTTTATTCTGTGGCATGTAATTTAATGATATAAAAACGAATAACGTGTTTAAACAAAACTGACTTCTCCTCCACTTTAATCAACTCAACAATCTTTATCTGGTTGAATTAATTTTCTACAAAACTATAGCTTGATAACTCAACGATTTATGATGCCTAacctataaactgttaaaatTGTGGACAGATTATCAGGTCAGCAAAAATCATTGTATCATGTACTTTCCCATGtgttatttatgaaatacattaATAGCGCccatacaataaaaacatatagttatatcagtgaaataaatataaacttgaTTTACACTCTAGGAATTGTAGCCgaaaattattttacattaataacaTATAAGTGCGCAGTGTTTATAACTGATTACCCTGTAAATGTATTGCAATGTACATGTAGGGTCAAACAAATAAAGCTGTAATCACTACAGATAGCCTAACATATTCCGGTACAGATTTCAATATACTGTATATTCAATCTGCTCAGTTAAATGCAATCGCGTCTTAATGCATCGCTTAACTAGCTCTGACTAACTACAGTAATGTAATTTGAGCTGGCCCAGTGCAGttattacttatttttttacGTATTATACGTACGATTTTGACCAAGTGTTATCAGCCGATCCGTGAATTTCACATTTTGTGCCATTCATCGAAAACATGCCAcggtatacatatatatatgttgtgaATAATTAATGACGctaagaaaaaacaatacaatcgcagtcaatatgtatttatattaaccaGCGTCCCATCGTGTTCGgtaaaacaaaaacagaaactGAAATCAATGTTAATGCAACATACTTTTTCTGGTTGAAAagatatgtgtttttataatataGCTGTTCGCATAAACAATATCCCTTATGTTGATAAGTATTTATGTGACAATTTCTACGAATTTTCTTCTGCACTGATTCTATTTAATGAAGATAAATGTATACAGTACTTATAATTATGTAACATTTGCTCTGCAGTTGTCAATTCTTCCGCAGAATTTACAGAGAAACATTTTCACATATTACATCTATCGTTTCAGTTTTATTCCATTTAACAACACGTGATAATGAACGAATTAGATTCATATATGCGTTTAATTTTGTCGCAAATCGGATATTTGAATCTGCGAAAGCTTTTGCATTCACACAAAATTTAAATGCGGACTTaattgaaatgaaacaaaatatttgcaaattAAAACTGTAAACGCACATAAACGTGATAATCTGTTTCTTTGCCAAACGTATGTTTCTAACAAAAGCATCGTATGTTACACACGTATGGTTTAAGATTGACATGAAACGCGTGTACCTTTGTAGTGAAAGACATAGAGATACTTGAACACGTAAAAATATATTTCTGCGAACAAAAATGCACTTGCATGAACATCACAACATTATGATGTCACACAACACAGGCATTAGTCCACTGTATatgataaagaaaacaaaatatctgAAAACTTTTAACTCTTGTCAAAAAATAGTTTATGTGTCGTaaatgcaaaatacatgtattatattgaatttgATACAATTATACAGCAATTTGCCCGTTGTTATAACTTTTAGAAACCCTAACACCACCAGAAATACAAGGCCACATATGCAAATCCAAGATGTTTATACATTAGCGAGACCTCTGAAAccgaatttttttttcgcatttgtgtgtgtttttcttttaaatattgtgtcCTTAGTACAGATATTAATCTTGACTGGAAAATGTGTTCATCAAAATGGAGGAACCATAGGTTTTCCCAGCTGATCATCTAAGCAAGTTTAATTTTGATTGGGAAATACGCCTACTTCTAAGATTGTTTCTAGTTTGAGCAGTTTACTAAATCACTATATATACTATCGAACCACAAAAGCAATCGGTATTATTGTATCACAAAAAGTATGTGACTCTGGCAACTCCATccagttttaaacattaagcCGCAAGATCAAGATTCTGAGACGCAAAACTACATGTAACTACCCGTTCACTTGAAGGCTTAAGTGATTTCTTATAACATGCAACATACAtcgcaaatattttaaaatagtatttaaatactatttaataaaacattgaattcaCGAAAGTATCTTCATCGATCGTCAATTTAACTGGGCATAAAGATTTGAGCAAGTTTGCCAAGACAGTTTaatatttatctttcagaaaaaaGAGCATACGCATACTTCTTAAACAAAGCTTTTTCATTGGACACGTTTAATAGGTGTATCTTTTTATACATTCATTTCATTCATTAATATATGCAGTACTTTCATgatatgaaataaacatgtatttggaCGTGTCAGTACCTAATTTAAGTGTATGTTGTTTGGTCTTCACACAATTGACAGACAATGCGAACATCAACTTCACATGTAAAGACATTAGCTATCATATCATTGGCGATGCAATGTCTGTATTATATCGGGTATTTGCAATtcacaatatttaattcattttataaCAAATAGTCATCTGGTTCTATCACAATCATGAGGCTAAGAATTTTGAAAGACGTTTATGCACAATATTTGTAATCTCTATAGATTCTTATGGTATACCGTGGTAATTATGCTAATATGTACCTTTCTCTTGCAACATACTTTATTTGATATTGGCTTGAAAACTTAATTCTTACTTTATTAATTTTTACTTTATTCTTAAAGATTGCTTGTAAAACTCTTTAAACTTAATGGACTTTTCTTCCAGAGCCTTTAATATGACTTTTTCACTTTAAGTCTATGTTTTCGACTTATAAAATGCTTTTCAGGAAATTGATTTCCTGTTTGTTTCTTTCAGCGGCCGCCATTGACTGCTACCACTGTGCCTCTCTCCAAGGTGACCACCAGGAGTGTGAGGATGTGTTTGCTCGGGACATCACCACTGAGCACTTGATTGCCCGGGATTGCATGACTGGTTATTGGAAAGGCAGTCACTGTATCAAACTCAAGGGCAAACGAAGTGAGTCGTTATTTTTGTTGCGTATTTGTACTTGTTCTACTGGACAAGTCGAACGTTTCGTACCGTTTTGATATAGTTCTTtgaaattacataattatatcaatataacaaaaacaaaatacaaattcacTCGATATCACAAATTTgattttcaattatgaaaacGATCGAAATCTGtgcttaaattaaaatattcatttcatttcaaGTTAAAGCGTGGTTTACTTGTAACAGCGACATGCAGAACTAATAGatgaatatataatttgtttcagGTTAAACCTTAAAGTATCGATTAATACCTGCCAGTATTACTTTATTTCGATCTCTAAAGATTCCGCGATATACGCCTGGATAAGTGGGTAACAGACATATTGATTGTTGATCTCTCATCTTAAATAGAACGGTTTAATAGTGTTCATATGATAGTTTCTgtctttaaaaattatatttcaagACAGAAAGATATACTTTACTTCAAAATTACTTGTTTAAATTCCAATCAGTAGTTTTTATGCATTTGATACATACCCATAtcgccctattggtgcaaaaaggcaccatgtgccttctaatttccaTGTCATATGGTACCGTATTGCACCGATGAGTCAATATTATACATTCATAAGTACACCTCAAACAACATCCTCGCCTGACACATGGAGATACATAGTCGATTGAATTTCAATATTAAGATTCatcatatttcatttaatataattatgaatattgTCTTCAACAAGAAGTTTAAAAGCAGGTCATCTGGGTCTCTCTAAAATTATGTAGCTAGTTATTTAGTCACAATTCCACGTCTCTTTTAAGTGGACGGAACATCGATTTTGATTCGCCAGTGTGCAGTGTCTGACTGGGGCAGTCATTGTGGACTTATTGAGTTCGATGCCAAAGGTAACGATAACTTCGAGGACATCGACGGTTGCTTGGAAACGTGTGACTACGACGGTTGTAATCTAGCAACGACGCCATTGTATGGTACTGCAATTATCATGTCATCTGTGACGTTTTGTCTTCTTCAAATGCCAacttgaacattaaaaaaaaaagaaacattaaaaagtGGTTGTTTCCATTATATAAATAAGTTTATGACATCCTTAAACATCGTTTATCATTTCATACATTCCTTTATAAAGACTGCTAACAATAATAGTTATGATTAAAGAGCCAAAATTCTCATTACATAATATTTGTCTTTTTCGAGTCAAACAAATCcataaaacaaaaaagtgtttttaaGAATATATGATAATCTAGAATATTAAACATAAGAATTGGTCCTGAtcgaaatattaaaacaatatttaaagataaGACACAATGTAGTGCTTTCGCTTCAATGAGCATTTACTTTTTACAGCTGTTGCAAACAGAAACGTTCCAATGGATGTTGTAAATATTTTACATGGTATATGCAATATGTCTTGTGTCGATGTTAACGTATAATGTTTAAGtataaatcaattatttaattaaatacaaaagaatgtaATGCATTAACAAACTTGTATTTTATTGTGTGATACAATTATTTACATAGATAAAAATGTGTATATCTGTTTCACaatatatgattataaaataaccaTGGTTGTTTTTCGGAAATGAAGacagtgttgttttattttaatgtgagTTAATGTTTTAACTAATTGTTTACACGTAAAACATGCACATTCGCTTAGTATTATAGCAAAATTGCGTGCTCAAAGGACAATGCAATTATAAATGTCGAACAAACTAAGCATGTCGTTGTTAATGATGAGACAAACATAAGCATAATTTATCGGTGCACACAGTGTTTTCAGTGGAACATGTTATAAACTGAATTTGTAACTGTTTATACTAGGATTATAAAGTTATAGTCGTGTAAGCTTCTCTGATTTTAGACgttgttatatttttaagttttattttacattattgtccAATTAAAGATTTAGCGAGTATTTATGGCATATGGCTTACACACAAATCTTATATTGCTTGTTGTTTATATGCCGACCTATTTTTTTCTTTCCTTAGTATCGGTTTAGAGCGCTTATAAGGCCTTGCGCACAATGAATGGTATACCTTTTAATGAGTATGATGatatatgataataattatatctGCACAATAGAATGTTCAAACCTGTTATAATTTCAAATATGTGTTAATCACTTAACATAGCGCATAAAATTTATGTAATTATTCGCATTCATTAATTGTTATTCGTAAAAATTTACACAGTAAATGAGAATGTATCAAACGCATGGCtcgttttgtataaaaaacacaCGGTCGGTGTGTAATTTGTTACAATCTTAAAATGCCTTTTACTCGTGCATTTAAATCGGTTGATGTCAAGTAAGTTCAATTGTTTTTATACTGATTTCAACAATTACCTGAGCCGCAACGATCTTTACTATTATAGGCGAAAAAGGTAAAGTGTTGAACATTACATGTTTGAAGTGGATAAACACTAATAAGCATAACAAAACAACGCGCTCCTCAGATTCGGTTTTTCACATCCATAGTTTCATCCGCGCGGCTTTTGGATTTACGTCTAGTAAGACCGTAATACTTATCGATTGATTAAAAAGACTTCTGAGATTGCATGGTATTGAACTAAATAGATGTATAAAACGAGCTTACACGTTTGAAGTACTTTTAAAAAACTTACCCTATAAATAGATATTATTTCACAGAAACAACAATTTATTCGTAATTTTGAGTCGTTTGCAactaatgattttatgttgtaATTCTGGAGATTCAGATTACATCTCTGAATGTCAGATACGACTCATATTTCAGGAAAAGTTTGGGAATACAACGAAAATAAATTGTGTagatattttaaattaacaaattgtcccttaaattgtattttaataatcaAGCTGCTCtggcaaattatattatttcgCGATTTCACATCCAGCACTTCTATTTGAAAGGCGAAATTGTGTTATCTCGGGAGAAACGTAACGTAATCTCATGTTCCCATGTCGCTGACATAAAGCAATCATGTTTGTTCTTCGGTTAAATTGGCTGTCTGTAATTAGAAATGAAATGCCGGCGAGTATAAAGATAATCCAAACATTCTGAAATATTAAACCGAGATATGCAACTTTcctttgattttaaaatgttatttataaactTAATCAGCAATCAACCGATTTTTTATATACTGCTATAGTGAGTATTAtgtgattttattaaatgaataacaaatttaaaacacGTGAATTATTATATGGAACACATTATCATGCTTAACGGTTTTCAATACAGGGTTTTCAATACAGGGTTTTCGCTACTCATTCCATAACGTATTCGAGAAAACATTCCACTGCTTTCTATTATCATACCAGGTATGTTTAAAAGCAGAGAAcgttttctgaaatattttagtATTACAGATCTTGATGTATTTATGTTGGATTAAACACGGTTGTGTAACCACTGTTTAAACTGTATGAAAGAGTTACAATGTAATACGTCCAACGgatcgcttactaacacaattcctgaactcgtttgataaaatatggtatgatatgacaactcgtgccagatcctatatttataagATGTAATATAAATCTGCCGCTATGACTATACAcctacatattaaatataatcttTCTCTCATTACTCTTATCGTTCCTGGACCATAAGTTCGACATGCCTGAGGAACCattattgtagaggccaagaactaaacccaaactgccacctagcattacatgggcaagcctatatgaaaactccgatgaataacccttttcacacagtaaatataaactcaactaaatttttactttttattaaaggaccttataacataaaaacaaaacaaatggttctggcatataatgtctcgactccaagcagcaagggccacctgcgaacatggcaagcccaaactaactgcatataactaactgcacaaataaattgtatatgagtgctgactccgggtgacggccatcagcactcccaacaaaatcatatatattttccccaaaaaatgtgccaggtaaaaagcgtccatccggcactgattgccaaGGAACTGTTAACTTCAAGTGACTGTCGACGAACCCGAGGTGTCCGAACTGCCCCATCGGAAGTGGAGTCGTGACCGACCTGTATCCGACGTTTGGTACTCTGCGTCTACACGGCGAACTGAAAAACGCAACTCAAACCAGCAGAATATGTAATATACTAAAACCAAATCTAGTACGGAAAACAATCAGTTTCCccttatgttattaaaattaatgtggacaggcaaataaaacttaaaataaaactatatttaCCCTAAGCCTGaccaaatttttaaatatataacggaCGCAGTAAAGTGTGACAGAACAACACTGTGTAAAAACAAACTACATGGGTTGGGTGGGAGGGGAGAAAATGTACaaccttttgtttgtgtagataacaattagaaagaaattttaaatctgtaaaattcgctacttcggttaaaaaacaccaacaataagaaaactgaaaaaccagcccagcagtggcccaacgataaacaggtctattatttagtaatagaccatattattgtagaggccaagaactaaacccaaactgccacctagcattacatgggcaagcctatatgaaaactccgatgaataacccttttcacacagtaaatataaactcaactaaatttttactttttattaaaggaccttataacataaaaacataaaaaatggttctggcatataatgtctcgactccaagcagcaaGGGTCACCTGCGAACACGGCAAGCCCtaactaactgcaaataactaactgcacaaataaattgtatatgagtgctgactccgggtgacggccatcagcactcccaacaaaatcatatatattttcccccaaaaatgtgccaggtaaaatgcgtccatccggcactgattgccatATGGCCACCCAACAACGCTGACCCAGCGGCCCAAATGCCCCAACCTCGAAACCAGCTGGGCCAGAGATGACGGGTGGCCACTGCCAAAACTTTGGCTGCAGGGCGGATGGACGCATGCTTGGAGTACAGCTGGTCGGGTTGATGGCCGGACTGTTGGTTTGAAGACCATTGGCCGAGTCGATGGCTGGGGGTGAGAGGCAGCTGGACAGGCTGTTGGTTGAGAGGCAGCTGGACAGGCTGTTGGTTGGGAGGCAGCTGATCAGGCATTTGGGTGGAAGGCAGCTGACGGGGTTGTTGGCTGGTGCCAGGTAGGTTTTGGCTGGGATGCTGGTGTCGTTTGACCGACGGACGGCGCCTTTTCCGGTTTCGCGTTTCCAtgtgtgcaataaaataaacaataaagataataagTAAATACCGAAAAAAGCCATATTTGGCTTATAGCTAACCcactataataattaacaaacctTTTAGAGATGTATTGCATATGAACTAAAACGTTACTCAACAAACTGTcttggtaattataaataaatgcgcCATAAGACCACCTCTTAACTGCAGTAAGTACCGACTATTGCCGCATTGCCACAATTAAGTTCCTTTTACTATTTCTACATAAAAACCAACattcatttaaagtgtttatgatAAACCTGAACATAGTGCCCGCCCTAATTGAATCTGAAGCAACCCACTCTCCAGAAATTGAATAATAAcgctaaatatattttgacatttttgtgctgaccaaaagtaatatgtttgtttaacacGCCACGGGAATTCCTTTATTTCGATTGAAATTTACCCTCTTACTGCCAGTGAGATATTagcctattttcagaaaataagtataacatgtTTATTTCACTGAATACACGAATGCATATCAACTACGTTTTCTCATAAAGCTTGAAATTGTTTTTGCTCTTACTACAATTGCTTAGATCAGACGCCATGTGACCGATCCACTTTTTCCCCACCACTGTACAGAAATCCGTAAACTACAGCCCGTAAACTCAGCATCCATCATAAATATCACAAGAATTGCTAAGAAACACCTTTTAACTACCggcttttaactttattttacatatttaataaacgtttactagaatagattagaaataattaaaggagaaaatttacaaccttttgtttgtgtagataacaatgagaaagaaattttaaatctgtaaaattcgctacttcggttaaaaaacaccaacaataagaaaactgaaaaaccagCCCAGCAGTGGCCCAACAATAAACAGGTCTATTATTTAGTAATAGACCATATCATTTGCCAGGCCGATATAGATAATGATTTTTTGCCCGCATTGAGCAGGCGTTAAAAAGGGATGATTAAATGTCCGCTATTATTTCCAAGACAAACAGAGGACTAATTGCCTTGAGATTCCACAAACTAGAAATAGTTGATTGACAATAATTCGATTTAATCGGACATATTTCTGCGTATAGGTTATACGATATACGATAAATCATTGTTCATATCTGTCAACAAGCGTACTAATTGTCGGTTAAATTGTGTGCTGTCATCTCCAAATGCGATGCTTTCCATGATTACTTGAACATGTGATATATATACCATTTGAATTACCGCGCTTGGTTTAATAGCATGACAGCAGCACACAAGTCGTTACTTCGGCAAGATATGaatcatattcatatttataaatatagtgTGTATGGTTAAAAATACGAATTAACACAAAGCATGGTACAATTTACAATGAAAAGTATGTTTCTTAATTAATTTTCAACGATAAAATTTTTTTAAACGCATTTATGGTTCGGCCCATAGCCCGTTTTATTTGATTtagattaaaaataaatcatcaatGTGAAGCTCCTGGTTTAGATATACCGAATGGAGAGAAAACACAGGGAACGTTATTCTGCACTTTAACAATTAATGTCTGAGTCTTATTTCTTGGAAGTAATTATGTGGTCCTCTTCCATTAACTCCATCGATGAATAACCTGTATAGGATAATCAACAATGTGAAGCTCCTGGTTTAGATATACCGAATGGAGAGAAAACACAGGGAACGTTATTCTGCACTTTAACAATTAATGTCTGAGCCTTATTTCTTGGAAGTAATTATGTGGTCCTCTTCCATAAACTTCTTCGATGAATAACCTGTATAGGATATGCCCCGTCATCGTAGAAGTTATGCAATATGTGTAGCGCACACTTTATTTGGCAAACACAAATCATATATTACTAATAGTATCAGTTTAAGCATGCGAATATATGCAACATATtcatatcaattatttattttcagacaaggTACGAACTAACGGTATATGGATACGTATCTTAAAATTAATAAGTCAACGTTCGAACATAAAATGTTTACAATAACATTTCCTTTTTCATAGCGGTTAACGTTCTGTATCACTCTTATAGAAGAATATGTATTTTGGACGACCCGCAGAACTTTTGTTTCACACTAATTGGATATCTTCAAGCATACATAATGCCTGGGATTGACAAGTTCTTTAACAGGCATTGTTTCCACGAAATGAACACAACACTCGGAAAATAGAGTTAGCTCAAGTACTTCTACGTTAATGCAAAACTCAATTTGTAATAATTCTTTATTCAATtactttgtaaaatataggtGTCGGATTGATTGGCTCCTTTACCAAGCGGCATCGTGAGTGGTTATAAAATGAACCAGAGACCAACTTGACCTCACAAAAGTTTTACAGCTATTAAATAAGATTCAACTATTTAACTCAAAactgatgtattatttttatatttttttatggcaTATTACATGACGTTTTGACCATGTTGCGTGTTTGTTTATCTTCACACACCTTGTAATTAAATTGCTCCTTACACATATCTAATTACATGTGTACAATAAGAACATAGTATTTAATCAAACATGTATGTATTGTtgcaatgaaatgtattattaatttgtttaatcataaactattattttgtaaacactgAATGCTTACTATGTCCAATTGGGCATTGGCCTTCTGGATGTATTGTTTAATCAACTTATATAAAAAACTTGTATATAATCAAGTTTATGTTTGTGTTAAAGGACAGTAACtttacaatacatatttataaagtatattgaTATCAAATATAAgctttaacaaaatgacaacttCAACTAATGAGACATTTAAGTTTTACATTTTAGGTCACCTTTAAAACACCACTAATATATTTTGTAGATCATCAAATAATAGCAATTCAGCATTGATACAATTTTAC carries:
- the LOC127868039 gene encoding uncharacterized protein LOC127868039 isoform X1, whose amino-acid sequence is MIKIIPVDKQNIYATCFQGILCKMKRLPRKGRHVSWTMCFFVGLGFIYAIIHTAAAIDCYHCASLQGDHQECEDVFARDITTEHLIARDCMTGYWKGSHCIKLKGKRMDGTSILIRQCAVSDWGSHCGLIEFDAKGNDNFEDIDGCLETCDYDGCNLATTPLYGTAIIMSSVTFCLLQMPT